The following nucleotide sequence is from Synechococcus sp. CBW1004.
CCTGTCGGTGGGCCTGGGGGTGCTGCTGCTGGTGCGTCTGGCCGCCGGCGGCCACAGCTGAGCGGCGCAGCCACAGGCCTCTACACCCGGCCGCGCAGGGCCTGGGCCAGTTCGCCCGGTTTGGCGCTCTGAGCCAGGGCATCCTCGGCCTCGACCCGCCCCGCCAGCACCAGGGCCGCGAGCGCCTGGTTGCTGGTCTGCATGCCGTCGAAACTGCTGCGCCGCATGATCTCCTCGATCTCGTCGAGGGCGCCGCGCTGGATGTAGTCGCGGCAGGCATCGGTGTTGACGAACAGATCGTGGTAGCCGCAGCGCTTGCCGTCGGTGGTCCTGATCAGCCCCTGGGAGACGACCGCCAGCAGGGTTTCGGAGACGGCGCGACGGATCTGCTCCTGCTCCTCAGGCTTGTACATGCCGAGGATGCGCTCCACCGTGCGCACGGCCGAGTTGGTGTGCAGGGTTCCGAAGACGAGGTGTCCGGTCTGGGAGGCCTCCATGGCGGTGCTGAGAGTTTCCTGGTCGCGGATCTCACCGATCAGGATCACATCGGGATCCTCCCGCAGGGCGGCGCGCAGGGCATTGGCGAACAGCCGCGTGTGCTGATGCACCTCCCGTTGACGGATCAGGGACTGCTGGCTCTGATGCACGAATTCGATCGGATCCTCGATTGTGAGGATGTGACGCTTCATCGTGCGATTGATGTAATCGATCATCGCCGCCAGCGTCGTGCTCTTGCCCGATCCCG
It contains:
- a CDS encoding type IV pilus twitching motility protein PilT, with product MGTTALIPGPMAELPFGPAAVVPPPPPPQGHGSPPPPPAASAAPAAATAHVGPATLKEIVAIAHDNKYSDIHIGVGEQPRFRDRGEMHRTDWSVTDTIRFRDWVREMLSPAEIDSFLREKEYDGAFDFGFVRVRINLLDTLRGPAMVLRLIPQKILTMEQLALPPVLAELAERPKGMILVTGPTGSGKSTTLAAMIDYINRTMKRHILTIEDPIEFVHQSQQSLIRQREVHQHTRLFANALRAALREDPDVILIGEIRDQETLSTAMEASQTGHLVFGTLHTNSAVRTVERILGMYKPEEQEQIRRAVSETLLAVVSQGLIRTTDGKRCGYHDLFVNTDACRDYIQRGALDEIEEIMRRSSFDGMQTSNQALAALVLAGRVEAEDALAQSAKPGELAQALRGRV